One window from the genome of Chrysemys picta bellii isolate R12L10 chromosome 15, ASM1138683v2, whole genome shotgun sequence encodes:
- the TAOK3 gene encoding serine/threonine-protein kinase TAO3 isoform X5: protein MEQCALLFGTTGSNGRDRSLRSVRHPAPRFCLCHSWEPERREICLCVWIVHRIKTGPRLQHPENNTGKHILTIIQEQPIRKNVTRQIHEHEQENELREQMSGYKRMRRQHQKQLIALENKLKAEMDEHRLKLQKEVETHANNSSIELEKLAKKQVAIMEKEAKVTAADEKKFQQQILAQQKKDLATFLESQKKQYKLCKEKIKEEMNEDHSTPKKEKQERISKHKENLQHTQAEEEAHLLSQQRLFYDKNCRFFRRKTMVKRHEMEQQNIREELNKKRTQKEMEHAMLIRHDESTRELEYRQLHTLQKLRMDLIRLQHQTELENQLEYNKRRERELHRKHFMELRQQPKNLKAMEMQIKKQFQDTCKVQTKQYKALKNHQLEVTPKSEHKTILKSLKDEQTRKLAILAEQYEQSINEMMASQALRLDEAQEAECQALRLQLQQEMELLNAYQSKIKMQTEAQHERELQKLEQRVSLRRAHLEQKIEEELAALQKERSERIKFLLERQEREIETFDMESLRLGFGNSVTLDYPKEDYR from the exons ATGGAACAGTGCGCCCTTTTGTTCGGAACCACTGGGTCCAATGGGCGGGATCGCTCTTTAAGGAGCGTGCGGCACCCAGCGCCTCGCTTCTGTCTGTGCCACTCATGGGAACCTGAGCGCAGGGAGATCTGCCTCTGTGTGTGGATTGTCCATAGAATAAAAACAGGACCACGGCTTCAGCATCCAGAAAATAACACTGGCAAGCACATTTTGACCATCATTCAGGAGCAACCCATAAGGAAGAAT GTTACAAGACAGATCCATGAGCATGAGCAGGAGAACGAGTTGCGGGAACAGATGTCAGGTTATAAGCGGATGCGGCGCCAGCACCAGAAGCAGCTGATCGCCCTGGAGAACAAGTTGAAGGCCGAGATGGACGAGCACCGCCTCAAGCTGCAGAAGGAGGTGGAGACCCATGCCAACAACTCGTCCATTGAGCTGGAGAAGCTGGCCAAGAAGCAAGTGGCTATCATGGAGAAGGAG gcaaaGGTGACTGCAGCGGATGAGAAGAAATTCCAGCAACAAATTTTGGCTCAGCAGAAGAAAGACCTGGCGACCTTTTTAGAAAGTCAGAAGAAGCAGTACAAGCTTTGCAAGGAAAAGATTAAAGAG GAGATGAATGAGGACCACAGCACACCGAAAAAAGAGAAGCAAGAGCGAATCTCCAAACACAAAGAGAATCTGCAGCACACGCAGGCCGAAGAGGAGGCCCATCTACTCAGCCAGCAGAGGCTCTTCTACGACAAAAACTGCCGCTTCTTCAGGCGAAAAACCATGGTTAAGAGGCACGAGATGGAGCAGCAGAACATTCGGGAG GAATTAAACAAAAAGCGGACCCAGAAAGAAATGGAGCACGCCATGCTGATCCGGCACGACGAGTCCACGCGCGAGCTGGAGTACAGGCAGCTGCACACGCTGCAGAAGCTGCGGATGGACCTCATCCGTCTGCAGCACCAGACTGAGCTCGAGAACCAGCTGGAGTACAACAAGCGGCGGGAGAGGGAGCTGCACAGGAAACACTTCATGGAACTCCGGCAGCAGCCAAAAAATCTGAAG GCCATGGAAATGCAGATCAAGAAGCAGTTCCAGGACACGTGCAAAGTGCAGACGAAGCAGTATAAGGCGCTCAAGAATCACCAGCTGGAAGTTACTCCAAAGAGCGAGCACAAAACGATCCTGAAGAGTCTGAAAGACGAGCAGACGAGGAAGCTCGCCATCCTGGCAGAGCAGTACGAGCAGAGCATCAACGAGATGATGGCTTCACAAGCC CTACGGCTGGATGAGGCTCAAGAAGCAGAATGCCAAGCCCTGAGGCTGCAGCTCCAGCAGGAGATGGAGCTGCTGAACGCATACCAGAGCAAAATCAAGATGCAGACGGAAGCACAGCATGAACGAGAGCTCCagaagctggagcagagggtgtCTCTGCGCAGGGCCCATCTCGAACAAAAG ATTGAAGAGGAGCTGGCTGCCCTCCAGAAGGAACGCAGCGAGAGGATAAAGTTTCTGTTGGAAAGGCAAGAGCGAGAGATTGAAACGTTTGACATGGAAAGTCTGCGACTGGGCTTTGGGAATTCGGTCACATTAGATTATCCCAAGGAGGACTATAGATGA